The nucleotide window AATAGGACCAGGCCAAAGACTTCCTTAGTCCATGAGAGCAGGCTAATAATTCCTTTAGTCAACATGTGTACCCTTCACACTAGTTCCTATAGTCCTGGTCTTGTAGGGTCACAGAGTTGCAGAGTCTAGCCCTCTGCAGCTGGCGCTAAAGATTTGTTTTTCTGTAGCTGATAAATATCTCTTTATACAGTCTACAGGAGAAGAGGACAatacaagagagaaaaagagagacagtatgatggagagagagagagagaagtagagagaaaataagtgagagagaaagagagagagaggagagagaagacaacaaCAAAGTACCACAACAAGCAGCTGCTGAGTGTCTCAGAAAGCATAAAATGACCTCACTCACTGAGCATGTCCAGACGGGGgagcagagagcgagagagagagagagggcgagagagcgagagggcgagagagagagagcgagagagagagagattaaaaaaCGATAGAgaagaagtgagagaaagagctaGAGAATCAACCATTGTAACGTGGCATCTTGGTTAGCTCTACTCGGATTAGTCATTTTACGCTCCAAAACTCCACAGATTTATTTTCTCAACAAGGCCTTTTGGCACTGGAGGCATCTTATATCTTACTGGATggatgtgaggggggaggtggggagggcatCCAAATTAAGCAGTGTTTAGGCTGTTAGTTTCCCTTAAATATGAGAAATGCACCGCTCTGCTCCAAAGAACCTCATATTTAGGGCCAATCTTAACTGTATCTTCATTGTTGAGCGGTACATGACAACACGAGCAGATCCATGGTTATTTATTAAATAAACAGTAGAAGTCGAGAAATACACAGTCTTCCCATGAGCCACCTGTGCAAACTGCGGCCAGCCCGGCAGAGCGGGAACCCCGGGGGTGCGTAATTACGCACAGGAGCAAAGAACCACAGCGCGCTCAACAAGACAGGAGGACTTGATAACAGGCAACTGCACAGCTGGGGCGCAACGGATCCTGAGGATGATCGACAGAAACATGATGAAAGCGTCCTACCtttttcccttcccctcctcctcctgatccGTCTGGTATCCCCCGCGGTGTAGGATTATCACGGACCTGCTACCGCGGCCAGATTACGTCACTATTTTGGCGCCATAAcatccattacaaatcaaaGCAAAGTTtccctgtttttgttttttgttccgctggtggtggtgctgatTGTAATCCTATGTCATATGATCTAACATTTGTCATTTTTAATTTCACTGTCAAAGCTACTTCAGCACGCGCCTATGAGGTTAAGATCATATTCCATGACTGCTGCGTTCACATGGCGACATCACATTTTCCTTTCCAGAGGACGATGAAAGAAAGGTCCCGTGGTAATACATTCATTATTATTGCTTGTTTCAACTTATGTTGAGGTTAAATAATGTTCTTTCTTTTACATCTGTGAACGGTTAAGCACAGTTTTACTTTTAAAACGTTATTTTTCTCATCACCCACAGAAAAGTTATTTTAATCAAGATGATCTACACTATCAACACCACGTGCGTAATGCGTGAAAAAAAAAGGCATACAAAGAAAGACACATGCACTACAATAAACAATCACAATGTGTCACAGACTGAATTACAAAGATCCACGTCATTACCCAATCCACACAAACCTGCTGAAACTACAGGAAGACCCTATGTGACCCACGCATGACACAAAATTTTGATTAACAACCTATTGCAGAAGGCTTTCCAATGAAGCAGCTGGGCAGGAGTCTGTAATAAACTGATCGTTAGCAATACGCGCATTACAACAGTGAGGGACAACCCATCAGAACAGTTCACACACCTGTGAAGACCTCCAGTCACATGCGGAGGGATCTCACCTGTCAATCCGGGACTTGATGCACTAAAGGTGAGGATGAGCGCTAGGAGAGTCCGTGCTGCGGCGGGTGCCATAGTGAGTATAGTGCGCTGTTCTTGCGGCGCAGCGCAACGGAGGgctagaggaaggagagggcagggacaCTAGGAGTACGATTTGGACAAACTTCTGGCACCCACTTCACCATGTGAGTGTCTCCCTCTTCCGGGGAGGAACGGAACTGGCCGGTGGAATCGCCGAGATCTTCCTAACTAACAGCTGGGACACATGTCAACACGATACAAAAGGGACCAGATGAATCCACATGAGTCAAATACTCTTTTGGGTACTGTTTCTAAATGTAGGCCTTAAATTATGTGGTTGCTATCCACTTTGGGCAAACCCGGTCATATACTCGTACATATTTTTTGTGAACAACTTTCATTAAGCTCACTCTGGTCTTATTTGTAAACAGATTTGAGCGGGCTGGGTGACACAGCCTACACCAAATTAGCCTAATtagtctatatatatatatctacctAAATAGTTTAAATGAGTTCTCACGTGGATGAGAGCAGGATGCTTGACTCCGAAACAACTGATAGGTCATAAATCTGTTCAAAGCGTCCTCTCAACATCTGCCGTTTGACTTTTGGGTTCATTGTTTATGCCCGGATTTCCCGGGAAGGGGGTCGTTCGAAACCTAAACGGTTTTATTGTTCCCTTGACAACGGAGGTAATGAATTCCTGCCATGGACCAGTCGAtctaatgtaggcctacactatTGTCACCCTTGTTTATCAGTATTGCAATTAAACTTTATTGACTGACACAGAGACCTTCATGTCAATATGAGTTGACATAAACTCTGTAATCTATTTATGCATCCAGAAACACAATATAGTCTTGGCGCTTGGACTGTAGCCTACTCATGTAGGCCTATTTCCCACAAGGGACTAATCGTTTCTGGTTTTGGTAGATATGCAGTCAAGTATTTAAACAGTAACGTCCAAAtaggctacagtacacacaagtTCAGATCTCGGCAAGTGGAAGTTTTAGACTCCCTATCTAGACATCATTCAGGATCAGCCTTGAGACCTTCCACAGTTCATTTATGGCAAAGTCCTTAGAGGTATGCAAGCATTGTTTTTTTATGAGCAAGTTCAGAAATTTTCTGTAAACACCTTAGTTTGTCCATAGGACACTAGACTTTtgtgagtaggcctacatgccTAAACAGCATTACAGACACTCTTTCCTGATCTCACAACACTCGGGTAGGAGTCCACTTTAAGATTTAGATCGAGCAGGGTCAATCACGGTCCTAGAAATGTAATtccatacagacacagacacggaCACTGCAagcccactctctccctgttcttTATCTCCTTGAACAAAACGAGGTCAACAGCGCCACCTGGTGGTTGTAGGCTGTATCTGCGCTGAAGGAACACCGTCCGGGGCTTTCTTTATCTGCGTTCGTAGAACACATCCCTCATACAGCGGTCGTCCAGACATGTTCTGATCCCAGAAGGGAAGGTCTGGTAGCGACGCGTGGATGATGTCTTCTCCGTGGGGAGCATTGGTCTGAGGAGGGTTAGGATGGGGAGATGCGTTGGGAGAAGTTGGGGGAGATTTCAGTAACCACATAAACCTTTACATAtctaacacataaacacattcaGCGTTCAGTGGTTTAGAACTCTGTCTGAACCCTGTTTTGTAGAACAGTCAGCTTTAAAACAGTATACAAAATCAATAAAGCACTAACAAAAATAAGAGAGGACATCAACCGTTCTTAATGGCTTTGTTGTCATCACAAAATCAATAGGATTACCAAACTATTTCCCAAGTCAAGTTGAATATTTGTGTCGTTTCAAAAACAGCATCACTTTTACAGTCTCAACCAAATAAAGTAATCACCTCTACTGTTTCGATCTCTAGGGATCTGTATTCACCTGGCAGCGAGTCTcgtttctctctttcacccccctcaccccgacTCTCCTGTTACCTCATCAGGTGTTGCAACATACAACAGATTGTCTAAAAGCTGAAggcacagtgctgtgtgtgtgtgtgtgtctgtgtggttttaTGTACAGGGCCAGCTTTAGTTCCCCCTAATAAATGCTTAATGAAAGCTTTCAACAGGGTGTGAAAAGTAAGACTAGTTCAATGATCCACCTTCAGGGGAATGCATTAGCCTGCGATCACATACAGAATGTTGTTATCAAAATATATAAACCTATTAATGCAGAATAGAAGAGATGTACATATCAGTGGTAGCAAGTTCACATTTGTTTCTATTTTATTTAGACTTTTACAAAATATCCATATCCGGTTTGTATAATATTCACGTTAAACAGTTCAATAGCCTTGGCCCTACAGCATATACATCTTTGTATCTTTCTAGCTATCTAGTTATATAGACCTACTGGACTATCACCCAGTAAAGTATACTGTGCTTAAGATCTTACATATTCTCCCGCGGGTATTTCTCAACATATTTCACGGGAATAACGAAGTGAGTGACGCCTAGTCGAGTTCCTGTCTTATCTCGGTACTTCTCCCGGTGTTTCTGAGCGAGCTGCATCAGGAGAAAAATAGCACCAGACAAAACAGTTTATTAATGTAGGCTTCGGTTAGACATAGGAATACACATCGGTCTGGTCTGTCTTCTCTCACCTGGCCGAAGTTCTTAATCGTCTCATGTCGATTCAAGTCCACATTATACCGGGCCCAATAAGGCATGCTCAGAGCCCATTCCCGGTTCTCGGTCCGGTGGGCTGAAACCAGGAGCCCGTTGTTGGAGTAGACGGACGGGAACATCCCGCCACGGTTGTATGGGCTCTTGCTGGAGGACATCGTGCTACTGCGAAAGTCCTGGAAGTATTTGATAGTGGTATTCCCAAAGGTGTCGCCGTATCGGTTCTTGATGTTTGGAACATGGCCACAATAGCTTGGAAAACcaaaaggagagcgagagataaaATGATGATAAAGACATTTTACGTTCAAATCGTAGGCATAGGCCAGTTCTAACTATTAAGCAATTTAGTTAGGCTACAGCCTATAATTCCCACCCCACATCTGGCTTACCCAGGCATAAGGGAAGGTGGAATATAGGTCGCGTTGTTGTGGGTGATCAGTGTTCCGTTTCCTCTATGTGCCATTTTGCTATTTTGTACCCAGGGCTCGGCAGCTGACCCAAACACCATAGGACTAGCAGAGCGCGCAGTGACCTCGTCCTTCTACACGCTCTCAGGCAAAACAAGGAAACAAAGAGTTGCCTGGCAACAGCCCTTTACGAAGCTGAGGTCATAATGACCAAAATTAGCCTTTTTTAGGGATCCCAAATTGTTGAATCAGTCATTTCCCGATTGGCTTGAGCTATTCCATGTAATACTAGCACACGGAACATGCATGTGTATcgggggcgtcgttagaccctttttactggggcacgtgccaaATCTGCTGTTCCccagtaaaatcaaaagtttgagttttaacaatttactttattagtcagtgcattaatttagattgataatcccgcaGTAGatacgcagtatcccaattaaCTCTTAtaaaagtgtttaaccgaaaacacaaacctatatgcatgcagaattccatgtcagtgcGCTCTtttgagcttgccaaatagccactgcagcacggacacagaagtccaggggggtattccagaaagcaggttatgcaacataaccgggtaaattaacccaccagctgattcacaatgttgcagcaacctattGGCAATATGGTATgtcgcataacctgctttctggaataggctaccccccccccccccccccccccccaggtgtcggactcggcacacaagtcagaattgaggtaggctaagaaaacattacaaaactaaatgaTAATTTGAAACAAAAATTATATAGGCCTATCAATCATCTTATTTGGACTAAAACAtacaaacaatattacatgaagctcaaatgaatgcgaaaaaaatatgcgcgctcgcattaactaggCTAtggatgtccctgccaaagctgatatcaatcTTGCGTCGCTGAACTGTTGTATattgggttaagcaaggggagtttctatagcatAGCGCATTGTGCGCatcaagcttgaaagaaaaaaagggatatgaattagGGGCTTGTGCCCCAATAGAGTTTGATGTCTAACAACACCTCTGGTGTGTATGTTCAAATATTGATTGAGTTTAAAATGCTATAGGCCTACTCGTTATTTTCTTCACATAACAATACACATTCTTAACTAATTGAAATCCAGCCTTTCCTTTCAGTCAAGAAAATAATCTCTCCTCTTCCCGTAGAGCCAGTGCCCcacgccctccctcccttgatTTTTCTTTGGGGGGGAAAGCTCTGGCTACACAGCCTATACCTTCTACACGAGCATGTCTGGGGCAGCGagacccatccagcccatcCAGCAACGGAGCGTAGCGCGGGATAAAACGAAAGCGCATGAATAATTCacatcctctctttctatcagaGCAGGAAAAACTAGATGCGTTCTGCAGAATGAAGATCTTCTCACAGACGCGATGAAATGCTCTGAAAGATCACTGCCAATTTAGGTCATACACACAACTAAGTTtaatttgttttattattttttgttttaagcACAGTAACGCATTTCGTTTGATTGGAATGAACTGGGATTGACTGgaataagattttttttaaagaaagaaaaaaagaagaaaaaaacatggcTCTTTTAGTTCACCTGAAGACGGTAGCCAACCTTCGCGGGAAGGGAGACAGAATCGCCAAAGTTACATTCCGAGGTATGAATACGACTTTGTGCCTTTTATGTTATATTGTCAAAACCTATTTGATTCACTCTGCTTACGGTGTGCGATCCGATCCGTACCGAACTCTTTACCTTTGTGGGTAATCCAAACCCAGAAATAGCCATGTATCCAGATATAGAAGGATATTTGATGGTAGGCTAGCGCCTGAGATGCGCTGAGAAGTTGGAAAACCCCCTCTTCCTCCGCAAACCCGGGAGACCTGGTTTGAGACGCGCCTCGTGAGCTCATGCGAGTAACTCTTTACGCGGCGCTATTGCAGTTTGTCAAAACAATTTCATGTCTTCATCTCCCATACATGACCGCATTAAGAAAATGTTGCTTTTTTCAGCAATTTCTCGGTTAGCATTGATTGCGAATAGGAAAGTGTGCAGATGGTGTTTTTTGGTCATTTCTTATCTTCGTTATCACTCAGGAAAGCATTTTATATGGATCAAGCTTACAAGAATGTTTATTGCATTGTTATAGATCAGTAGGGGAATTGCCTTCACCGGTCCACCCGTTTCACGACTTCATTTTACGTTTTACAGTCCCAAACGGGTCACCCTCCCAGCTCCTAACAAAGCGTGTTCTCACTGTGCACCATTAAAATACATCGATTTTTTTCCCTCTGAAAAAAAGAGAGTCCTGTA belongs to Osmerus eperlanus chromosome 8, fOsmEpe2.1, whole genome shotgun sequence and includes:
- the cimip2c gene encoding ciliary microtubule inner protein 2C — encoded protein: MVFGSAAEPWVQNSKMAHRGNGTLITHNNATYIPPSLMPGYCGHVPNIKNRYGDTFGNTTIKYFQDFRSSTMSSSKSPYNRGGMFPSVYSNNGLLVSAHRTENREWALSMPYWARYNVDLNRHETIKNFGQLAQKHREKYRDKTGTRLGVTHFVIPVKYVEKYPRENIPMLPTEKTSSTRRYQTFPSGIRTCLDDRCMRDVFYERR